One Microtus pennsylvanicus isolate mMicPen1 chromosome 3, mMicPen1.hap1, whole genome shotgun sequence DNA window includes the following coding sequences:
- the Pate1 gene encoding prostate and testis expressed protein 1, with protein MGEKSHDAVVEIVQCRMCHLQFPGEKCSRGRGICTATAEEACMVGKMYKRDGTIWLNFMGCLKNCANVKNIRWGPYLVNFRCCRGYDMCNETF; from the exons ATGGGTGAGAAGTCCCATGATGCAG TTGTGGAAATTGTGCAGTGTAGAATGTGCCACCTCCAGTTCCCTGGGGAAAAGTGCTCCAGAGGAAGAGGAATATGTACCGCAACAGCAGAAGAGGCCTGTATGGTGGGAAAGATGTACAAAA GGGATGGTACCATCTGGTTAAACTTCATGGGCTGCTTAAAGAACTGTGCCAATGTGAAAAACATAAGGTGGGGCCCCTATCTGGTAAACTTCAGGTGCTGCCGGGGCTATGACATGTGCAATGAAACATTTTAG